GAGGCTAACGGCCAAAGTACTTCGCGTTTCGCTCGGCGTAGGAAGCCCACTTTTCCGGCAGGTCATCAAGAGCAAAGATCGCCGACACTGGACATACAGGAACGCATGCGCCGCAATCGATGCACTCCACCGGATCAATGTAGAGCATTTCTTCAGTCGCGAACGCAGGTTCATCTTTCTTCGGGTGAATGCAGTCCACGGGGCAGGCATCCACGCAGGCCGTGTCCTTCGTGCCAATGCAGGGTTCAGCGATTACGTATGCCATATCGGTTCTATCTCTCCGCCATCAAGGCTGATGTTTGTAACTGATGATTCTAGCAAACGGCGC
Above is a genomic segment from Clostridia bacterium containing:
- a CDS encoding ferredoxin family protein — protein: MAYVIAEPCIGTKDTACVDACPVDCIHPKKDEPAFATEEMLYIDPVECIDCGACVPVCPVSAIFALDDLPEKWASYAERNAKYFGR